From Theileria annulata chromosome 1, complete sequence, *** SEQUENCING IN PROGRESS ***, one genomic window encodes:
- a CDS encoding uncharacterized protein (Tap349e08.q2ks7.C.cand.54 - score = 67.16): protein MEIPPFIRITPNILTKFRYNNGVFYNVWNNNDKLDPILINNTKTNLNENTKLTNYNLNELVDSISHYLNKSNVSLHGLLDYNLNRLEKLNYESNKIVNKLAKILNYRILSISDKLNTNQLSKLIFSLTQSTEQFSDLTLKLFELFLEKSNFNVVSTHNNDVYDYFLVLSSFLIFKSKFSNETIENKLIDKINLINFNYLNLSNDVLLQFLQTLAFLNGEKIHQNVLEQIFYKLDVEKMAFNEMCTLVHTYSLLQTNITFDAQNIMENVLERINKNVMEVYKNDVELSIECLPKLFHYFYITNDLDNHLMSLLVEIIVKRDITFQFSNYFYRVTFPISLSNLITYDEVGKWMLDQLINNYDNYVNQLSNFLFILMRVASSARIEPNKALNGEKGTMVESLYEEALMYLNEKVYLPTNRSKLLYLFDKIMEFIQSADSDQFIQILHVLSHKLVKINTGMKLKLMNECKERVNSTSVGGISHVLEFITWVYSNKNPDCITILEAYQQRILSDISTYNTGDRNFITTSELYNDSYLSSVKILSNILYIFDWASLYSSDLSNEVSSLINNNTHMLVEGDVSDICHIIHYISRSNEQQNEIFYIVLFDKMKNDSEVEPTDLVLLLESFIANSLHLRYKELLDEVEKRVKEIRGEQRVVKLLVDCLNKINMDLVYSLDVTGESFSEPLDLDSETQDDEPSINVKEFSDSKLNVVDEETKVIRIDLATHIRDLSSVNQSSCPELYELYRKITMDIRKFIYNSIISEDFCVNFSISHGDSDNKVEGTGKGVLKSDNSNLVVNMEDVTPEQPNSDLKSAMSIDGLNEVMSIEMMKSFSSSNSIQSITSSSSLSSIKNDHLDDIDEISPSTNLDCIVLELSPNKLNRTVTEMAHVQMRRFFSSYPKSFKIATGNVGADVYAMGKRYYITSDSQASDFNIDSSQPSHSLFLAHLYRRQRSICYYCGFTRCARSASSKNMCEYQKCIKCVAYHKWSRNSCKANGKLLEHYLSQNDWQIRRSNYWASVPKHIRQMLRCFYCNNEGDANFKCQGLSCPEGNATLRIRCLELMGANELNSERRRIPHNFPHLKRINFVFDKDFKLK from the exons atggaGATTCCACCATTCATAAGAATCACTCCAAATATATTAACCAAATTTAGGTATAACAATGGTGTATTCTATAATGTTtggaataataatgataaattggatccaatattaattaataacaccaaaactaatttaaatgaaaacACAAAACtaactaattataatttaaacgAACTAGTCGATAGCATTTCccattatttaaataaatcaaacGTTAGTTTGCATGGATTATTAGATTATAACTTAAATAGATTAGAGAAACTGAATTATGAATCcaataaaattgtaaataaattggccaaaattctaaattataGGATTCTTAGTATTTCTGACAAGTTAAATACAAATCAATTGTCCAAATTAATCTTCTCCCTTACACAATCTACTGAACAGTTCTCTGATTTAACCTTAAAACTTTTCGAATTATTCCTTGAAAAgtctaattttaatgtagTTTCAACTCATAATAATGATGTGTACGATTACTTTTTAGTTTTATCCTCATTTCTGATATTTAAAAGTAAATTCAGTAATGAAacaattgaaaataaattaattgataaaataaatttaataaattttaattatttgaatttgagTAATGACGTTTTGTTGCAATTTTTACAGACTCTTGCTTTTTTAAATGGTGAAAAAATACATCAAAATGTCCTTGaacaaattttttataaattagatGTTGAAAAG atGGCATTCAATGAAATGTGTACATTAGTACATACATACTCATTATTGCAGACTAATATAACTTTTGATGCTCAGAACATTATGGAG aatgTATTGGaaagaataaataagaATGTAATGGAAgtgtataaaaatgatgTGGAATTGAGTATAGAATGTTTGcctaaattatttcattatttctACATTACAAATGACTTGGATAATCATTTGATGAGTTTATTG GTTGAAATTATAGTGAAGAGGGACATTACATTTCAATTTTCAAACTACTTTTATCGTGTCACGTTTCCAATATCACTTTCGAACCTGATTACATA TGATGAAGTTGGAAAGTGGATGTTGGaccaattaataaataactatgATAATTACGTAAACCAATTGTCTAactttttatttattctaatG AGAGTTGCAAGCAGTGCTAGAATTGAGCCTAATAAAGCCTTAAATGGAGAGAAAGGTACAATGGTGGAGAGTTTATACGAAGAGGCATTGATGTATTTGAATGAAAAGGTTTATTTACCAACGAACCGTTCAAAGCTTTTGTATCTCTTCGATAAGATTATGGAATTCATTCAATCGGCAGATTCTGATCAATTTATCCAA ATATTGCACGTGTTATCGCATAAACTGGTTAAGATAAATACTGGGATGAAGTTGAAGCTGATGAATGAATGTAAAGAAAGAGTAAACTCAACGTCAGTTGGAGGAATATCACACGTTTTGGAATTTATAACTTGGGTGTACAGTAATAAGAATCCAGACTGTATTACAATACTGGAAGCATATCAACAGAGGATACTGTCAGATATCAGCACATATAACACAGGAGATCGCAATTTTATAACAAC GAGTGAATTGTACAATGACTCGTATTTGAGCAGTGTGAAGATACTGAGTAATATACTGTACATATTTGATTGGGCCAGTTTATATTCCTCTGACCTCTCGAATGAAGTGTCATCACTAATCAACAATAATACGCATATG TTGGTTGAGGGAGATGTAAGTGATATTTGTCACATAATACATTACATATCAAGAAGTAATGAACAACAAAATGAAATCTTTTACATTGTACTGTTTGATAAAATGAAGAATGATAGTGAAGTTGAGCCGACAGACTTGGTATTGCTGTTGGAATCATTCATAGCAAACTCATTACACTTGAGatataaagaattattaGACGAGGTTGAGAAAAGA GTGAAAGAAATAAGAGGAGAACAAAGGGTAGTTAAACTTTTGGTTGATTGCCTAAATAAa ATTAATATGGATTTAGTATATTCGTTGGATGTCACGGGAGAGTCGTTCTCTGAGCCTTTGGACTTGGATTCCGAGACTCAGGATGATGAGCCCTCAATTAACGTAAAGGAGTTTTCAGACtctaaattaaatgtagTGGACGAGGAAACGAAGGTAATTCGGATAGATTTGGCCACTCATATCAGAGATTTATCCTCAGTCAACCAGTCTAGCTGCCCGGAGCTTTATGAACTGTATCGCAAAATTACCATGGATATAAGGaagtttatttataattcaattattaGTGAGGATTTCTGTGTTAACTTCTCCATATCTCATGGAGACTCAGATAATAAAGTCGAAGGAACTGGAAAGGGTGTACTTAAGTCAGATAACAGTAATTTGGTAGTGAATATGGAAGATGTTACGCCTGAACAACCTAATTCAGACCTGAAATCAGCAATGTCAATTGATGGACTAAACGAAGTTATGTCTATAGAAATGATGAAATCGTTCTCTTCATCAAACTCAATTCAGTCAATAACATCGTCCTCCTCGCTTTCATCCATTAAAAACGATCATCTCGATGATATCGATGAGATATCACCCAGCACTAACCTCGATTGTATTGTATTGGAGTTGTCACCAAATAAGCTTAATAGAACAGTGACTGAAATGGCTCACGTCCAGATGAGGAGATTTTTCTCATCGTATCCAAAATCATTCAAAATCGCAACAGGAAACGTTGGGGCTGACGTTTACGCAATGGGCAAGCGTTACTATATCACATCTGATTCGCAAGCTTctgattttaatattgaCAGTTCTCAACCCAGTCATAGTCTATTTCTCGCTCATTTGTACCGAAGGCAACGGAGTATATGTTACTACTGCGGTTTTACTAGATGCGCCAGGAGCGCCTCCAGTAAGAACATGTGTGAGTATCAAAAGtgtataaaatgtgttgCATATCACAAATGGAGCCGAAACTCTTGTAAGGCTAATGGGAAACTCCTTGAACACTACTTATCTCAGAATGATTGGCAGATTCGCCGGAGTAACTACTGGGCATCTGTGCCCAAACACATTAGGCAGATGCTGCGTTGTTTCTACTGTAATAATGAGGGTGATGCTAATTTCAAGTGTCAAGGTCTTTCATGTCCTGAGGGCAATGCTACACTGAGGATCAGGTGTTTGGAGTTAATGGGTGCTAACGAGTTAAATTCCGAGAGAAGGAGGATTCCACACAACTTTCCTCACCTAAAGCGGATCAACTTTGTTTTTGACAAGGattttaaacttaaataa
- a CDS encoding Tpr-related protein family member, putative (Tap349e08.q2ks7.cand.81 - score = 58.72;~10 probable transmembrane helices predicted for TA05970 by TMHMM2.0 at aa 20-42, 587-609, 616-638, 643-665, 678-700, 720-742, 755-774, 820-842, 863-885 and 895-917): MADPSPTTNYHQSEEATLNIFAYMFAGLAMMLNIRLSYSAAPYALLRFKLPENLFSVFVRTTSSALELWCLPSMLLGNIMEQVYNHTQEIQRVHATGINNYEVKTKAGKLKTNAGGQSKSELASTKNTDLDKSNNAQNKLEAKANELAQKALELHNGANTLEGAASSSPLLPLKGDAKQLKTAAKKGSTGLYEKAEALAARAGQGGGATARGHAHRVIGAFDNVEKLYDKLMGKANESKLTNHPNVTAVIKAYLDAKNTYYQMLITYRIQQKAIKFHEAAEALQNEAAGASAKEQPDNTLLKALHTHANAELDDLVKKAEALKGINADTIDATIVTNYLAVDEAYGTLMEKVKEQKAEEVPQVKGVKEKFISLEKSYVNVLRLRVQELAKKSEELKEKANELKTRVDELRQQATLLANAASQDGSDGLQQKALLLVQAIKTDGGDDGSKATDVIKRFETVTKAYNEISKQPKYQQLLDKANEQEAKGTSLPDDEEQNVKDVYDAYKDLKAVYDEILKFTKIKYYSGELYTAVDRNASDAIINFNAVVTVYKLLGETEYIVKTDFENLQEEYSNAIYFYKKCIITIPSMFTNWLNFLTFVILFIVYVTGGDQGSVTGYYWIMAASGFVFGINMVLVYAVDYRYLPYYIAGENSFPIVTSAILYFATSIFGNRRKYNSDYLVVLIDISISIFIALVASVLWTVAFHKYRAPKASPDTPNWPVISPVLLVIVGMGLVYSIYPGIAPGMIVPFYLIDKIEMVLLILTTFPPLIFAFTTKYAPSWSPKTEFLLHSYLFKFGGWTKYNADKPDSGWPPQEGAVVYGWIWHFFDILAPLQIILAVIFVYSIHYRDSSISRSIVNQPKMSTFLTIIFYMCHEIMLATGFPGLVCNGGVTHVLLPTQWIGALLMVLLAFYSIGYITEYKRHDPSEWPTDGMTKWNALCYWLKMASKITNKNFKQLFTTDLGRNLLIFIFYKVI; the protein is encoded by the coding sequence ATGGCTGATCCTAGTCCTACTACGAATTATCACCAATCTGAAGAAGCGACACTTAATATCTTCGCCTACATGTTTGCTGGTCTAGCTATGATGCTTAATATTAGGCTTTCGTACAGTGCTGCTCCATATGCTCTGTTGCGGTTCAAGTTACCAGAAAACCTATTCAGTGTCTTCGTTAGGACTACTTCAAGTGCTTTGGAACTTTGGTGTTTACCGAGTATGCTGCTTGGTAACATTATGGAACAAGTCTATAACCACACTCAAGAGATTCAAAGAGTTCATGCCACCGGaatcaataattatgaAGTAAAGACGAAGGCGGGAAAACTTAAAACCAATGCTGGAGGTCAATCTAAAAGTGAACTTGCCTCCACAAAGAATACTGATCTTGATAAAAGTAATAATGCTCAAAATAAACTCGAAGCTAAAGCCAATGAACTGGCTCAGAAGGCCCTAGAACTTCACAATGGAGCTAATACACTAGAAGGGGCTGCTAGTAGTAGTCCACTTCTACCACTTAAAGGTGATGCCAAACAACTTAAGACGGCAGCCAAGAAAGGTAGTACGGGTCTATATGAGAAAGCAGAAGCACTAGCTGCTAGAGCTGGTCAGGGTGGTGGTGCTACTGCGCGTGGTCATGCCCACCGAGTCATAGGCGCATTTGACAATGTTGAAAAACTGTACGATAAACTAATGGGTAAAGCCAATGAAAGTAAGCTAACCAATCATCCCAATGTCACCGCGGTTATCAAGGCCTACCTTGATGCTAAGAACACCTATTACCAAATGCTCATCACCTACAGGATCCAGCAGAAAGCAATCAAATTTCATGAAGCGGCCGAAGCACTTCAGAATGAGGCTGCTGGTGCTTCTGCTAAGGAACAGCCTGATAATACACTACTTAAAGCACTTCATACTCATGCCAATGCTGAATTGGATGATCTAGTTAAGAAAGCCGAAGCTCTTAAAGGTATTAATGCAGATACGATTGACGCTACCATCGTAACAAATTACCTAGCAGTGGATGAAGCTTATGGAACACTGATGGAGAAAGTTAAAGAACAAAAGGCAGAAGAAGTTCCTCAGGTTAAAGGGGTCAAAGAAAAGTTTATTTCCCTTGAAAAGTCATATGTAAATGTACTTAGGCTTAGGGTTCAGGAACTAGCCAAAAAATCAGAAGAACTTAAAGAGAAAGCCAATGAACTAAAAACTCGTGTTGATGAACTTAGACAACAAGCCACTTTACTAGCTAATGCAGCCAGTCAAGATGGTAGTGATGGTCTCCAACAGAAAGCCCTATTACTGGTACAAGCTATCAAAACCGATGGTGGTGATGATGGATCTAAGGCCACAGATGTCATAAAACGATTCGAAACTGTCACAAAAGCTTACAATGAAATATCAAAACAACCTAAATACCAACAATTACTAGACAAGGCCAATGAACAAGAAGCAAAAGGTACATCACTACCAGATGATGAAGAACAAAATGTCAAAGATGTGTATGATGCCTACAAAGATCTCAAGGCCGTATATGACGAGATCCTAAAGTTTACCAAGATCAAGTATTACTCCGGTGAACTATATACTGCAGTCGACCGTAATGCCTCGGATGCCATCATCAATTTCAATGCAGTGGTTACTGTATACAAGCTACTAGGTGAGACTGAGTACATAGTTAAAACTGATTTCGAAAATCTTCAGGAAGAGTATTCCAATgctatatatttttataagaAATGTATCATTACAATTCCCTCAATGTTTACCAATTGGTTAAACTTTCTTACATTTGTAATTCTGTTCATAGTGTATGTTACTGGTGGTGATCAGGGTAGTGTTACTGGTTATTATTGGATTATGGCGGCTTCTGGCTTTGTATTTGGAATTAACATGGTATTGGTGTATGCTGTAGATTATAGATATCTTCCATATTATATTGCTGGTGAAAATTCATTTCCTATTGTAACCTCTGCAATACTCTACTTTGCTACATCTATATTTGGTAATCGCAGGAAATACAATTCCGACTACCTTGTAGTTCTCATAGATATTTCAATCTCAATATTCATTGCTCTTGTGGCATCTGTGTTATGGACTGTGGCGTTCCACAAATATAGGGCTCCAAAGGCTTCTCCCGATACACCCAACTGGCCTGTTATCTCACCAGTACTGTTGGTCATTGTAGGTATGGGTCTTGTGTATTCAATTTATCCTGGTATCGCACCTGGTATGATTGTACCATTCTATCTCattgataagattgaaATGGTACTCCTGATACTGACAACATTCCCACCACTGATATTCGCATTCACTACGAAGTATGCTCCAAGTTGGTCTCCCAAAACCGAGTTCCTCCTACATTCATATCTATTTAAGTTCGGAGGATGGACAAAATACAACGCAGACAAACCCGATAGCGGCTGGCCACCCCAAGAGGGTGCTGTTGTTTATGGTTGGATCTGGCATTTCTTTGATATATTGGCTCCACTTCAAATCATCCTAGCTgttatatttgtatattcaATTCACTATAGAGATTCCAGTATTTCTAGATCTATTGTCAATCAACCCAAAATGTCTACATTTCTAAccataatattttatatgtgtcaTGAGATCATGTTGGCAACTGGTTTTCCAGGATTGGTGTGTAATGGTGGAGTTACACACGTTCTGCTTCCAACCCAGTGGATTGGTGCCCTACTAATGGTATTATTAGCCTTCTATAGCATAGGTTATATAACAGAATATAAGAGGCACGACCCTTCCGAATGGCCTACAGACGGAATGACAAAGTGGAATGCCTTGTGTTACTGGTTAAAGATGGCGAGCAAAATTACCAACaaaaatttcaaacaaTTGTTTACAACTGATTTAGGTAGAAATTTActtatattcattttttataaagttATATAG
- a CDS encoding Tpr-related protein family member, putative (Tap349e08.q2ks7.cand.80 - score = 27.22;~11 probable transmembrane helices predicted for TA05965 by TMHMM2.0 at aa 19-41, 222-244, 251-273, 283-305, 317-339, 373-395, 408-430, 462-484, 504-526, 536-558 and 579-601;~Signal anchor predicted for TA05965 by SignalP 2.0 HMM (Signal peptide probability 0.161, signal anchor probability 0.704) with cleavage site probability 0.058 between residues 31 and 32), with the protein MAKCPSCTGPAGIGQDSCGLLIAAYVLAGLAMMLNIRLSYSSAPYALIRFRLPENLFSVFVRRMASALELWCLPSMLLGNIMDLFQKGCYNNVVLPIAVQVLKSKASGLSGLAGTLSTKAGVLHGVLGSAEVDAKAKATALQQAASKPNDPKGLEQLLDELSGINGDAQKVLAKYKEVVDAYNDVASDAEAKKKDSQLQAVTSAFNALHMIKTLDKFHLITVPSIICQWLNFLTYVLLLVVYLMGGDQGHLTVFYFVIAISGVVFGINMTLVYSADWNYTPVYIVGENCFPIITSFIHYLATLLFGNRRKWNSDFLIVNIDIWVAIIISFVAAVVWTIAYGHCDSGNTDGTTVEYGHIFAEGFDTDSKVWCEIISPTLMVIVGMGLVYSIYPGIAPGMIVPFYLVDKIEMVLLIATFFPPVIVALLQRFPSTKKYSPKATYVYPDGMGGWRPYQSDGTVHNWFWHLFDILIVIKILLAAIFIYSLHYRDSAISRSIINQPKMSTALSIIFYMCHEILLALGFAGVIGNNGGTYVLLPAQYVGALFMIFLAFYSEGYIIEYKSHDPGHWPTEGMTKWNEICYWYYFKIISLGGWYSPHGFYYDKV; encoded by the coding sequence ATGGCAAAGTGTCCTTCTTGTACTGGTCCGGCGGGTATAGGTCAAGATAGCTGTGGATTACTTATTGCAGCGTATGTTCTCGCTGGCCTGGCTATGATGCTTAATATTAGGCTCTCATATAGTTCTGCTCCATATGCACTTATTAGATTCAGGTTACCTGAGAATCTATTCAGTGTATTTGTCAGAAGAATGGCTAGTGCATTAGAACTATGGTGCCTACCAAGTATGCTCCTTGGTAACATAATGGACCTATTTCAGAAAGGTTGCTACAACAACGTGGTTCTCCCGATAGCAGTCCAGGTACTCAAATCTAAGGCTAGCGGTCTATCAGGTCTGGCCGGTACGCTATCTACTAAAGCCGGTGTGCTTCACGGTGTACTTGGTAGTGCTGAAGTTGATGCTAAAGCTAAAGCCACAGCACTTCAACAAGCAGCCAGCAAACCTAATGATCCTAAGGGTCTTGAACAGTTACTCGATGAACTTAGTGGTATTAATGGTGATGCCCAGAAGGTTCTCGCCAAATACAAAGAGGTAGTTGATGCATACAACGACGTGGCATCAGATGCAGAAGCAAAAAAGAAAGATTCTCAACTTCAAGCTGTTACATCTGCATTCAATGCACTCCATATGATTAAAACTCTTGACAAGTTCCATCTCATTACAGTTCCTTCCATCATCTGCCAATGGTTAAACTTCCTCACTTACGTACTATTATTAGTTGTATATTTGATGGGTGGTGATCAAGGTCACCTCACCGTATTCTACTTCGTTATCGCAATATCTGGTGTTGTTTTTGGTATCAATATGACTCTAGTTTATTCTGCTGATTGGAATTATACACCTGTCTATATAGTTGGTGAGAACTGTTTTCCAATCATCACGTCATTCATACACTATCTTGCAACACTCTTGTTTGGTAATAGAAGGAAATGGAATAGTGACTTCCTAATAGTAAACATTGACATTTGGGTTGcaataataatatcttTTGTAGCAGCTGTGGTATGGACCATAGCCTATGGACACTGTGATAGTGGCAATACTGATGGTACTACTGTTGAATATGGTCACATATTTGCTGAAGGTTTTGATACCGATAGTAAAGTTTGGTGCGAAATAATCTCTCCTACTCTCATGGTAATTGTAGGTATGGGTCTTGTTTATTCTATTTATCCTGGTATCGCACCTGGTATGATTGTACCATTTTATCTCGTTGATAAGATTGAAATGGTACTTCTGATAGCCACATTCTTTCCACCAGTCATTGTAGCACTACTTCAAAGGTTCCCATCTACTAAAAAGTATTCACCTAAAGCCACATACGTATACCCTGATGGCATGGGTGGATGGCGACCCTACCAATCTGATGGTACCGTTCATAATTGGTTCTGGCACCTGTTTGATATCCTGATCgttatcaaaattttacttGCTGCTATCTTTATATACTCACTTCATTATAGAGATTCTGCGATTTCCAGATCTATCATTAATCAACCGAAAATGTCTACTGCACtatcaattatattttatatgtgcCATGAAATTCTTCTGGCATTAGGATTTGCAGGTGTCATTGGTAATAATGGAGGCACATACGTTCTGCTTCCAGCTCAATACGTGGGCGCCCTATTTATGATCTTCCTCGCATTTTACAGCGAGGGATacattatagaatataaaagtcATGATCCTGGTCACTGGCCTACAGAAGGAATGACAAAATGGAACGAAATTTGTTATTGGTATTATTTCAAGATTATCTCATTGGGTGGATGGTACTCCCCTCATGGTttttattatgataaagtttaa
- a CDS encoding Tpr-related protein family member, putative (Tap349e08.q2ks7.cand.79 - score = 24.56;~10 probable transmembrane helices predicted for TA05960 by TMHMM2.0 at aa 20-42, 115-137, 152-171, 178-200, 220-242, 349-371, 381-398, 464-486, 506-528 and 535-557), translating into MARCPDGCKPAEAFGARGKCQLLQSAYILAGLAMMLNIRLAYSSAPYALIRFKLPENLFSVFVRRMASALELWCLPGFIIADIIELAVKLVIKFGNDLGLSGYGDYTHKSRELKFYAVICLSIIAQWLNFLTYVILLFVYLMGGDSGRLTTFYWTIAVSGFVFGISNPLVFAADYNYIPIYIVGENCFPALTSFIHYLSTLMFGNRRKYDSDFLLVYIDISVAILISFVAASVWTIAYGIWIVTNTAPIKTITVTDAGKKKLTIEYEDGNKDENATYTETPSTGPPYKYTVTHPKTNITYTFTLSEQLNTGTPYSKKDAATELITVTYGHIFAEGFSDTNAKPSMVSPFLIVLVGMGLVYAIYPGIAPGMIVPFYLVDKIEMVLLIATIFPPVIVALLQKDHPNWSPKTKYVWHGFGNANTGFGGWLPYPATHIKDQEQSTAQKKEVCDPAAEKASNNTVYAWIWHFFDLVILIMIILAYLFIYSLHYRDSNISRAIVNQPKMSTALTIIFYMCHETSLAVGFAGMVGNAAEYTVIAQMIGAFLMVFLALYSEGYIIEYKSHDPAHWPTE; encoded by the coding sequence ATGGCTAGGTGTCCTGATGGCTGTAAGCCGGCTGAAGCGTTTGGTGCTAGGGGTAAATGCCAATTACTTCAGTCAGCCTATATTCTTGCTGGCCTGGCTATGATGCTAAACATCAGGCTTGCCTATAGTTCTGCTCCATATGCTCTCATTAGGTTTAAGTTGCCTGAGAATCTATTCAGTGTATTTGTTAGGAGAATGGCAAGTGCATTGGAACTTTGGTGTCTGCCAGGTTTCATCATTGCTGACATAATCGAACTAGCTGTTAAATTAGTCATCAAATTCGGTAACGATCTCGGACTCAGCGGCTATGGCGACTACACCCACAAATCCAGAGAACTCAAATTCTATGCCGTTATTTGTCTTTCGATAATTGCTCAATggttaaattttctaacttatgtaattttattgtttgTTTATTTGATGGGTGGAGACTCTGGTCGTCTAACTACCTTTTATTGGACTATAGCAGTGTCTGGATTTGTTTTTGGTATCAGTAATCCATTGGTCTTTGCTGCTGactataattatatacccATCTATATTGTTGGTGAAAATTGTTTTCCAGCTCTAACCTCATTCATACACTATCTAAGTACACTAATGTTTGGTAATCGTAGAAAATACGATAGTGACTTTCTACTAGTCTACATTGACATTTCGGTAGCAATCCTGATATCCTTTGTGGCAGCTTCAGTATGGACTATAGCCTATGGTATCTGGATAGTAACTAATACTGCTCCTATTAAGACTATAACTGTTACTGATGCTGGTAAGAAAAAACTTACTATCGAATATGAGGATGGTAATAAGGATGAGAATGCTACTTATACAGAAACTCCTAGTACTGGTCCTCCTTATAAGTATACTGTTACTCATCCTAAAACTAACATCACCTATACTTTTACACTCAGCGAGCAGCTTAATACTGGTACTCCTTATAGTAAAAAAGATGCTGCTACTGAACTCATTACTGTTACTTATGGCCACATATTTGCTGAAGGTTTCTCTGATACTAATGCCAAACCATCTATGGTCTCACCATTTCTGATTGTACTAGTTGGTATGGGACTTGTCTATGCTATTTATCCTGGAATTGCACCTGGTATGATTGTACCATTCTACCTCGTTGACAAGATTGAAATGGTTCTTCTGATAGCTACAATATTTCCACCAGTTATTGTTGCACTACTCCAAAAAGACCATCCAAACTGGTCACCTAAAACTAAATACGTATGGCATGGATTTGGTAATGCTAATACCGGTTTTGGTGGATGGCTACCATACCCAGCCACACACATAAAAGACCAAGAACAATCAACAGCACAAAAAAAAGAAGTATGCGACCCCGCTGCTGAAAAAGCATCTAATAATACTGTTTATGCTTGGATATGGCACTTCTTTGACCTAGTGATTCTCATTATGATCATCCTAGCCTATCTATTCATATATTCACTCCACTATAGAGATTCCAATATATCTCGTGCTATTGTTAATCAACCCAAAATGTCTACTGCTCTAAccattatattttatatgtgtcaTGAGACCTCACTTGCTGTAGGATTCGCTGGCATGGTAGGTAATGCAGCTGAATATACAGTGATAGCTCAAATGATAGGTGCATTCCTTATGGTCTTCCTAGCACTATATTCAGAGGGCTACATTATTGAGTATAAAAGTCATGATCCTGCTCATTGGCCTACAGAGTGA